One Thalassospira marina DNA window includes the following coding sequences:
- a CDS encoding efflux RND transporter periplasmic adaptor subunit — protein sequence MSVRSCLKAASLAALVIFVAGCDEQKGGGEAAAQQQQAPATQVTFVEVQPQTVGLVAELPGRTVASRKADVRPQVDGIIKERNFTEGATVKAGQQLYQIDQSVYLANLDAAKAELARSQATLDQATKTRTRYDKLIKTQAVSEQARDDAVAAEAQGKASVAAARAQIDQARINLEYTTVTAPIPGKIGASSVTEGALVTANQEMALATITQLDPIYVDVTQAGGRLMRIQQGIDSGRIKGAANGDGVDVRLILDSTGDEYAHVGKLQFSDVTVNETTGTVRLRAVFDNPDQVLLPGMFVRAFVDQGEVENAYLVPQRAVMRRPDGSAYVFTIKSDNTVEAKALTIEQSKGNDWVVTKGLNPGDHIIVDGLQRVGPGAPVSPVAAKDDENAQPASR from the coding sequence TTGTCCGTTCGTTCTTGTCTAAAAGCTGCCAGTCTGGCGGCATTGGTGATTTTTGTTGCCGGTTGCGACGAGCAGAAAGGGGGCGGTGAAGCCGCTGCCCAGCAACAGCAGGCACCAGCAACCCAGGTAACCTTTGTCGAGGTTCAGCCGCAAACGGTTGGCCTTGTCGCAGAGCTGCCGGGCCGTACTGTTGCATCGCGCAAAGCTGATGTCCGTCCGCAGGTGGATGGTATTATCAAGGAACGCAACTTCACCGAAGGCGCGACGGTCAAGGCTGGTCAGCAGCTTTATCAGATCGACCAGAGCGTCTATCTGGCGAACCTGGATGCCGCAAAGGCCGAACTGGCCCGTTCGCAGGCAACGCTGGACCAGGCAACCAAAACCCGTACCCGTTATGACAAACTGATCAAAACCCAGGCTGTCAGCGAACAGGCGCGTGATGACGCGGTTGCCGCCGAAGCCCAGGGCAAAGCCAGTGTTGCTGCCGCCCGCGCCCAGATCGACCAGGCGCGCATCAATCTGGAATACACCACCGTTACCGCGCCGATCCCCGGTAAAATCGGGGCGTCCTCGGTTACCGAAGGTGCGCTTGTTACTGCCAACCAGGAAATGGCACTGGCGACCATCACCCAGCTTGACCCGATCTATGTTGACGTGACCCAGGCCGGTGGCCGCCTGATGCGCATTCAGCAGGGCATTGATTCCGGCCGTATCAAGGGTGCTGCCAATGGCGATGGCGTTGATGTCCGCCTGATTCTGGATTCAACGGGTGATGAATATGCCCATGTCGGCAAGTTGCAGTTTTCGGACGTGACCGTGAACGAAACCACCGGCACCGTTCGCCTGCGTGCTGTGTTTGACAACCCCGACCAGGTGTTGCTGCCCGGTATGTTCGTGCGTGCCTTTGTTGACCAGGGCGAAGTTGAAAACGCCTATCTGGTGCCGCAGCGCGCCGTGATGCGCCGCCCGGATGGATCGGCCTATGTTTTCACCATCAAGTCCGACAATACCGTCGAGGCAAAGGCACTGACGATTGAACAGTCAAAAGGGAATGACTGGGTCGTGACCAAGGGCCTTAATCCTGGCGACCATATCATTGTCGACGGCCTGCAGCGTGTCGGCCCTGGCGCACCGGTTTCCCCGGTTGCCGCAAAGGACGACGAAAACGCACAGCCGGCATCCCGATAA
- a CDS encoding efflux RND transporter permease subunit: protein MAKFFIDRPVFAWVIALVIMLAGGLSILQLPIEQYPSIAPPSVQVTATYPGASAQTVENTVTQVIEQQMNGLDNLRYMSSTSDSTGRAQITLTFNSEADPDIAQVQVQNKLQAAMSVLPSQVQQQGINVTKSSGSFLMVVGFVSSDGNIGSHDLADFVANTIKDPVSRVNGVGSVQVFGAQHAMRVWLDPYKLISYGLSVSDVRTAIEDQNTEVSAGQIGGAPSVEGQQINATITAQSRLQTPEEFSNILLRVNTDGSQVRLGDVARVEIGAESYNIVARYNGKDAVGIGINLATGANALDTAEAVKSRVAELQAYMPAGVEIVYPYDTTPFVKISIEEVVHTLVEAVVLVFLVMFLFLQNWRATLIPTIAVPVVLLGTFGVLAAFGYSINTLTMFGLVLAIGLLVDDAIVVVENVERVMFEDGLSPRDATRKSMEQITGALIGIALVLSAVFIPMAFFSGSTGAIYRQFSITIVSAMVLSVVVAIVLTPALCATLLKNAHHDPYSRKGFFGLFNRGFDKTNTFYQGSVGHVVQRKWRYLTVYVLLVGALGYLFTQLPTSFLPDEDQGIMFSMVQLPAGASQERTLGVLKKVEGHFMNDEKDNVNGIFTVAGFSFAGSGQNAGIAFVSLKDWSQRTEPQQAVKAIIGRAYGFFAQIKEGMVFAFTPPAIVELGTANGFDMQLVDRGAVGHDALIAARNQLLGMAAQNPAVQGVRPNGLNDMPEFQVNIDQEKAKALGVSIGDINDTLSAAWGSSYVNDFMEKGRVKKVYIQADAKFRMMPKDMDNWYVRNNQDEMVPISAFASTSWGYGSPRLERFSGLPSVNIQGQAAPGVSSGDAMNAMADMVSKLPDGIGLEWTGLSYEERAAGDQAPALYALSVIVVFLCLAALYESWSIPVSVMLVVPLGVLGAVGAAMLRGLPDDVYFQVALLTTIGLSAKNAILIVEFARDLYEDGMGLLEATVEAARQRLRPIIMTSMAFTLGVLPLAISTGAGAAARVAVGTGVMGGMIAATVLAIFFVPLFFMVIVGTFSRKDRQKKDKPVADDSPAL, encoded by the coding sequence ATGGCAAAGTTTTTCATTGATCGCCCGGTATTTGCCTGGGTGATTGCCCTTGTGATCATGTTGGCGGGGGGGCTGTCGATTCTGCAATTGCCGATCGAACAGTACCCGTCCATTGCGCCGCCATCGGTCCAGGTGACGGCGACCTATCCGGGGGCGTCGGCCCAAACCGTGGAAAACACGGTTACCCAGGTCATCGAACAGCAGATGAACGGGCTTGATAACCTGCGTTATATGTCCTCGACCAGTGATTCCACCGGCCGCGCGCAAATCACGCTGACCTTCAATTCCGAAGCCGATCCTGACATTGCCCAGGTCCAGGTGCAGAACAAATTGCAGGCTGCAATGTCTGTTCTGCCAAGCCAGGTGCAGCAGCAGGGCATTAACGTTACCAAATCCAGCGGGTCGTTCCTGATGGTGGTTGGTTTCGTGTCTTCCGATGGCAATATCGGTTCGCACGACCTGGCCGACTTCGTTGCCAATACCATCAAGGACCCGGTTTCGCGTGTGAACGGCGTTGGCAGTGTGCAGGTTTTTGGTGCGCAGCACGCCATGCGCGTCTGGCTGGACCCGTACAAGCTGATCAGCTATGGCCTGTCGGTTTCCGATGTGCGCACAGCGATTGAGGACCAGAATACCGAAGTTTCCGCCGGTCAGATCGGCGGTGCCCCGTCGGTTGAAGGCCAGCAGATCAACGCCACCATCACCGCACAAAGCCGCCTGCAAACGCCGGAAGAATTTTCCAACATTCTTTTGCGCGTGAATACCGATGGTTCGCAGGTGCGCCTGGGTGATGTTGCCCGCGTTGAAATTGGTGCTGAAAGCTACAACATCGTTGCCCGTTATAACGGCAAGGATGCGGTGGGTATTGGTATCAACCTGGCAACCGGGGCAAACGCCCTTGATACCGCCGAGGCCGTCAAAAGCCGCGTTGCGGAACTCCAAGCCTATATGCCTGCCGGTGTCGAAATTGTTTATCCTTATGACACCACGCCTTTCGTGAAGATCTCGATCGAGGAAGTGGTCCACACCCTTGTTGAAGCGGTGGTTCTCGTTTTCCTTGTGATGTTCCTGTTCCTGCAAAACTGGCGCGCCACCCTTATCCCGACCATCGCCGTTCCGGTGGTGTTGCTTGGTACATTTGGTGTGCTGGCAGCGTTTGGCTATTCCATCAACACGCTGACCATGTTTGGTCTGGTGCTTGCCATCGGTCTTCTGGTGGACGATGCCATCGTTGTTGTGGAAAACGTCGAACGTGTGATGTTTGAAGATGGTCTGTCCCCGCGTGATGCAACACGCAAATCAATGGAACAGATCACGGGGGCTTTGATCGGTATCGCCCTTGTGCTGTCGGCTGTGTTTATTCCGATGGCCTTTTTCTCCGGTTCGACCGGGGCGATTTACCGCCAGTTCTCGATCACCATTGTTTCGGCGATGGTTCTTTCGGTGGTCGTTGCAATCGTGTTGACACCGGCATTGTGCGCAACGCTGCTTAAAAATGCCCATCACGATCCCTATTCGCGCAAGGGCTTCTTTGGCCTGTTTAACCGCGGATTTGACAAAACCAATACCTTCTATCAGGGCAGTGTCGGCCATGTGGTGCAGCGCAAATGGCGTTACCTCACGGTTTATGTCCTGCTTGTTGGAGCTCTTGGCTATCTCTTTACCCAGCTTCCGACCTCGTTCCTGCCTGATGAAGACCAGGGCATCATGTTCTCGATGGTGCAGTTGCCTGCCGGTGCTTCGCAGGAACGGACCCTTGGCGTTCTGAAAAAGGTCGAAGGCCATTTCATGAATGACGAAAAGGACAATGTGAACGGCATCTTTACCGTGGCGGGCTTCAGCTTCGCCGGTAGCGGTCAGAATGCCGGTATTGCCTTCGTCAGCCTCAAGGACTGGTCGCAGCGTACCGAACCGCAACAGGCGGTCAAGGCGATCATCGGGCGTGCCTATGGTTTCTTTGCCCAGATCAAGGAAGGCATGGTCTTTGCCTTTACCCCGCCGGCAATTGTCGAACTGGGGACGGCAAACGGCTTTGACATGCAGCTTGTTGACCGTGGTGCCGTGGGCCACGATGCCCTGATTGCAGCACGTAACCAGTTGCTGGGCATGGCCGCACAAAACCCGGCAGTGCAGGGTGTGCGCCCGAACGGCCTGAATGACATGCCCGAATTCCAGGTCAATATCGACCAGGAAAAGGCAAAGGCACTGGGTGTATCGATTGGCGATATCAACGATACGCTGTCGGCTGCCTGGGGGTCGAGCTATGTCAACGACTTCATGGAAAAAGGCCGCGTTAAAAAGGTCTATATCCAGGCTGATGCGAAATTCCGCATGATGCCCAAGGACATGGACAACTGGTATGTGCGTAACAACCAGGACGAAATGGTGCCGATTTCGGCATTTGCCTCCACCTCCTGGGGGTATGGTTCGCCGCGTCTTGAACGTTTCAGCGGTTTGCCCTCTGTCAATATTCAGGGGCAGGCGGCACCGGGTGTCAGCTCGGGTGATGCGATGAATGCCATGGCCGATATGGTGTCCAAGCTGCCCGATGGTATCGGGCTGGAATGGACGGGCCTTTCCTACGAAGAACGTGCCGCGGGTGACCAGGCACCGGCCCTTTATGCCCTGTCGGTCATTGTCGTGTTCCTGTGTCTTGCTGCCCTTTACGAAAGCTGGTCAATCCCGGTTTCCGTGATGCTGGTGGTGCCGCTGGGTGTTTTGGGTGCCGTGGGTGCCGCCATGCTGCGTGGCCTGCCGGACGACGTTTACTTCCAGGTGGCCCTGCTTACGACCATTGGTTTGTCGGCGAAAAACGCCATTCTGATTGTCGAGTTCGCCCGCGATCTTTACGAAGACGGGATGGGGCTGCTTGAGGCAACCGTCGAAGCTGCCCGTCAGCGTCTGCGTCCGATCATCATGACCTCGATGGCCTTTACCCTTGGCGTTCTGCCCCTTGCGATCAGCACGGGTGCAGGGGCGGCGGCCCGTGTGGCCGTGGGTACTGGCGTGATGGGCGGTATGATCGCGGCAACGGTTCTGGCGATCTTTTTCGTGCCGCTGTTCTTTATGGTGATTGTCGGCACCTTCAGCCGCAAGGATCGCCAGAAAAAGGACAAACCGGTCGCTGATGACAGCCCGGCCCTGTAA
- a CDS encoding thiamine pyrophosphate-dependent enzyme — translation MSRTIAETIVDMLADAGVKRLYAVTGDSLNLLNDAVRRDGRIDWIHVRHEEAGAYAAMAEGVLGGLGCCAGSSGPGHVHLINGLYDAHRWGAPVIALPSTIDRADYGMESFQETDLAMFDGCSWYNELAQIPEQAPRMLQQALQNAITRKGVGVFGYSGDILPLDLPETAIASPVYRPQTVLRPDDGALDDLAKMLAGAKRPLIYGGMGCDDARAQVRELARRLNAPVGWTLKGKMALEHDNPNGIGMTGFIGGKACADAIAKADVVLLLGTDFPWKDFLQTDARIAQVLTHGERLGRRTHVEMGLVGDVRATLDALLPRLENRDDDSFLQDRLKAAQSDRDNLVHHAQKPGKTGEISPEYLTTAISNLADDDAIFTADTGMTTVWAARYIASTGKRSFMGSFSHGSMANAMPQAMGAALAGNGRQTIALCGDGGLSMLMGDLATIGQYQLPVKMVVYNNSSLGMVEIEMQLAGLPNYQTEMTNPDFARIAEACGIRGLRVEDPEKLDDALHMAMNHNGPVLLDVQTDRYAVAMPPHTSAGQLGKYALSEAKMVLNGRGAEVIDQITTNFKYLRDL, via the coding sequence ATGTCGCGCACCATTGCTGAAACCATCGTTGACATGCTGGCCGATGCCGGGGTGAAACGCCTTTATGCGGTCACCGGCGACAGCCTTAATCTGTTAAATGATGCCGTGCGCCGTGATGGCCGGATCGACTGGATCCATGTTCGCCACGAAGAAGCCGGTGCCTATGCCGCCATGGCCGAGGGCGTTTTGGGTGGGCTTGGCTGTTGTGCGGGCAGTTCCGGCCCCGGTCATGTCCATCTGATCAATGGTCTTTACGATGCGCATCGTTGGGGTGCGCCGGTTATTGCCCTGCCATCCACCATTGATCGTGCCGATTACGGCATGGAATCGTTTCAGGAAACCGACCTTGCCATGTTTGATGGCTGCAGCTGGTATAACGAGCTTGCCCAAATCCCCGAACAGGCCCCCCGCATGCTCCAGCAGGCGCTGCAAAATGCCATCACCCGCAAGGGCGTTGGTGTTTTTGGCTATAGCGGCGATATTTTGCCGCTGGATCTGCCTGAAACCGCTATTGCGTCGCCGGTTTATCGCCCGCAAACCGTGTTGCGCCCTGATGATGGCGCACTGGATGATCTGGCAAAAATGCTGGCCGGGGCCAAACGCCCGTTAATTTATGGCGGTATGGGCTGTGATGATGCCCGTGCCCAGGTTCGTGAACTTGCCCGCCGCCTCAATGCGCCGGTGGGTTGGACGCTCAAGGGTAAAATGGCGCTGGAACATGACAATCCAAACGGCATTGGCATGACCGGCTTTATCGGGGGCAAGGCCTGTGCCGATGCCATTGCCAAGGCCGATGTCGTCTTGCTGTTGGGAACCGACTTCCCGTGGAAGGATTTCCTGCAAACCGATGCCCGCATTGCCCAGGTTTTAACCCATGGCGAACGGCTGGGGCGGCGCACCCATGTTGAAATGGGGTTGGTGGGCGATGTGCGTGCAACGCTGGATGCCCTGTTGCCCCGCCTTGAAAACCGCGATGATGACAGCTTCCTGCAAGACAGGCTAAAGGCTGCGCAGTCCGATCGCGATAATCTGGTACATCATGCACAAAAACCGGGAAAAACCGGCGAAATCAGTCCGGAATATCTGACAACAGCGATCAGCAACCTTGCCGATGACGATGCCATTTTCACCGCCGATACCGGCATGACCACGGTGTGGGCCGCGCGTTATATCGCCAGCACCGGCAAGCGCAGTTTTATGGGGTCATTCTCGCATGGCTCCATGGCCAATGCGATGCCCCAGGCGATGGGGGCGGCACTGGCCGGTAATGGCCGCCAAACCATTGCGTTGTGCGGCGATGGTGGTTTGTCGATGCTGATGGGTGATCTTGCCACCATCGGGCAATATCAGTTGCCGGTTAAAATGGTGGTCTATAACAATTCCAGCCTTGGCATGGTTGAAATTGAAATGCAGCTTGCCGGTCTGCCCAATTATCAAACCGAAATGACCAACCCCGACTTCGCCCGCATTGCCGAGGCCTGCGGCATTCGTGGCCTGCGGGTGGAAGACCCGGAAAAACTTGACGATGCCCTGCACATGGCAATGAACCATAACGGCCCGGTATTGCTGGATGTGCAAACAGACCGTTATGCCGTTGCCATGCCGCCCCATACATCCGCCGGGCAATTGGGCAAATACGCGCTTAGCGAAGCCAAAATGGTCTTGAATGGCCGGGGTGCCGAAGTGATCGACCAGATCACCACCAATTTCAAATATCTGCGCGATTTATAA
- a CDS encoding FMN-binding glutamate synthase family protein, which yields MKFKETLFGAFMGGNGPARAFLPFLAVAGTIACVVLAGRNGAWLWGLVVCVPVLLLALHDVFQRDYAILRNYPVLGWARYLFQDLRPYLRSYIVEGDLEGRPFSQDQRRLVYERARDEEDNHPFGTELDVYAHEYKWISHSIAATEVPDIDPRITIGGPQCKQPYEASILNISAMSFGSLSARAIEALNTGAKMGNFAHDTGEGSISPYHRKGGGDLIWEIGSGYFGCRTEDGNFDEDLFVKAACTDQVKMIEIKLSQGAKPGHGGVLPAAKVSPEIAETRKVPEGKDCISPASHRAFSTPRQMLQFAARLRDLSGGKPVGIKLCVGHPHEPFAIAKAMLETGIYLDFIVVDGAEGGTGAAPIELSNHVGLPLYDGLVIMRNALVGTGLKQHVRLGASGKVHSGTGIAHAIALGADWVNAARAFMFSIGCIQSMNCHKGNCPVGVATQDPRRQRGLVVEDKAEQVERFHRKTVRAALQISCAAGLKHIHDLEPHHLFHRISPTEARTADQIYPFVAENQLVDAPEDTPYDLWWKAASADSFNVAKQVGDEHKAKSMGV from the coding sequence ATGAAATTCAAAGAAACCCTGTTTGGTGCTTTCATGGGGGGCAATGGCCCCGCGCGGGCCTTTTTGCCGTTTCTGGCTGTGGCGGGCACCATTGCCTGTGTGGTTCTGGCGGGGCGAAATGGGGCGTGGTTATGGGGGCTTGTGGTCTGTGTGCCTGTTTTGCTGCTGGCTTTGCATGATGTTTTTCAGCGCGATTATGCCATTTTGCGCAATTACCCGGTGCTGGGTTGGGCGCGCTATCTGTTTCAGGATTTACGGCCTTATCTGCGATCCTACATCGTTGAAGGCGACCTTGAAGGCCGTCCTTTCAGCCAGGATCAGCGCCGTCTGGTTTATGAACGCGCACGGGACGAGGAAGATAACCACCCCTTTGGCACCGAGCTTGATGTTTACGCCCATGAATATAAATGGATCAGCCATTCCATCGCCGCGACCGAAGTGCCCGATATCGACCCGCGCATCACCATCGGCGGCCCGCAATGCAAACAGCCTTATGAGGCGTCGATCCTCAATATCTCGGCCATGAGCTTCGGCTCCCTGTCCGCCCGCGCGATTGAGGCACTCAATACCGGCGCAAAAATGGGCAATTTCGCCCATGATACCGGCGAAGGCTCCATCAGCCCCTATCACCGCAAGGGGGGTGGTGATTTGATATGGGAGATCGGTTCGGGCTATTTTGGCTGCCGGACGGAAGATGGCAATTTTGATGAAGACCTGTTTGTCAAAGCCGCCTGCACCGATCAGGTTAAAATGATCGAAATAAAACTTAGCCAGGGCGCAAAACCCGGCCATGGCGGGGTGCTGCCTGCGGCCAAGGTATCGCCGGAAATTGCCGAAACCCGCAAGGTGCCGGAAGGCAAAGATTGCATTTCACCCGCCTCGCACCGGGCCTTTTCCACCCCGCGCCAAATGCTGCAATTCGCTGCCCGCCTGCGCGACCTTTCCGGCGGCAAACCTGTTGGCATCAAGCTGTGTGTGGGGCATCCGCACGAACCCTTTGCCATTGCCAAGGCGATGCTGGAAACCGGGATTTATCTTGATTTCATCGTCGTGGATGGGGCTGAGGGCGGCACTGGTGCCGCGCCGATAGAACTTTCAAACCATGTCGGCCTGCCGCTTTATGACGGGCTGGTGATTATGCGCAATGCGCTGGTGGGAACGGGCCTGAAACAGCATGTGCGCCTGGGGGCGAGCGGCAAGGTCCATTCCGGCACCGGCATTGCCCACGCCATCGCGCTGGGTGCGGACTGGGTCAATGCCGCTCGCGCCTTTATGTTTTCAATTGGCTGTATCCAGTCGATGAATTGCCATAAGGGCAATTGCCCCGTCGGCGTTGCCACCCAGGACCCGCGCCGCCAGCGCGGCCTTGTGGTCGAAGACAAAGCCGAACAGGTCGAACGCTTCCACCGCAAAACCGTACGCGCCGCCTTGCAAATCTCCTGCGCGGCGGGCCTCAAACACATCCACGACCTCGAACCCCACCACCTCTTCCACCGCATCAGCCCCACCGAAGCCCGCACGGCGGATCAGATTTACCCGTTCGTCGCCGAAAACCAGTTGGTCGATGCTCCGGAAGACACACCGTATGATCTTTGGTGGAAAGCCGCCTCCGCCGACAGCTTTAATGTCGCCAAACAGGTGGGGGATGAGCATAAGGCTAAGTCGATGGGAGTATAA